A window from Macaca nemestrina isolate mMacNem1 chromosome 8, mMacNem.hap1, whole genome shotgun sequence encodes these proteins:
- the LOC105488505 gene encoding zinc transporter ZIP4, producing MASLVSLELGLLLAVLVVTVTVTATATATAPPPAGLLSLLTSGQGAVDQEALGGLLNTLADRVHCANGPCGKCLSVEDALGLGEPEGPGLPPGPVLEARYIARLSAAAVLYLSNPEGTCEDARAGRWASRADHLLALLESPKALTPGLSWLLQRMQAQAAGQTPKTACVDIPQLLEEAVGAGAPGSAGGVLAALLDHVRSGSCFHALPSPQYFVDFVFQQHSSEAPMTLAELSALMQRLGVGREAHSDHSHQHRGASGQDPVPLVTSNDSSSVWDTVCLSARDVMAVYGLSEQAGVTPEAWVQLSPALLQQQLSGACTSQPRLPVQDQLSQAERYLYGSLATLLICLCAVFGLVLLTCTGCRGVTHYILQTCLSLAVGALTGDAVLHLMPKVLGLHTHSEQGLSPQPTWLLLAMLAGLYAFFLFENLFNLLLPRDPEDLEDGPCGHSSHSHGGHSHGVSLQLAPSELRQPKPPHEGSRADLVAEESPELLNPEPRRLSRDLRLLPYVITLGDAVHNFADGLAVGAAFASSWKTGLATSLAVFCHELPHELGDFAALLQAGLSVRQALVLNLASALTAFAGLYVALAVGVGEESEVWILAVASGLFLYVALCDMLPAILKVRDPRPWLLFLLHNVGLLGGWTVLLLLSLYEDDITL from the exons ATGGCGTCCCTGGTCTCGCTGGAGCTTGGGCTGCTGCTGGCTGTGCTGGTGGTGACGGTGACGGTGACGGCGACGGCAACGGCGACGGCGCCCCCGCCTGCTGGTCTGCTGAGCCTCCTCACCTCCGGCCAGGGAGCTGTGGATCAAGAGGCACTGGGCGGCCTGTTAAATACGCTGGCGGACCGTGTGCACTGCGCCAACGGGCCGTGTGGAAAG TGCCTGTCTGTGGAGGACGCCCTGGGCCTGGGCGAGCCTGAGGGGCCAGGGCTGCCCCCAGGCCCGGTCCTGGAGGCCAGGTACATTGCCCGCCTCAGTGCCGCCGCCGTCCTCTACCTCAGCAACCCCGAGGGCACGTGTGAGGACGCTCGGGCTGGCCGCTGGGCCTCTCGTGCAGACCATCTCCTGGCCCTGCTCGAAAGCCCCAAGGCCCTGACCCCGGGCCTAAGCTGGCTGCTGCAGAGGATGCAGGCCCAGGCTGCCGGCCAGACCCCCAAGACG GCCTGCGTAGACATTCCTCAGCTGCTGGAGGAGGCGGTGGGGGCGGGGGCTCCAGGTAGTGCCGGTGGCGTCCTGGCTGCCCTGCTGGACCACGTCAGGAGTGGGTCTTGCTTCCATGCCTTGCCGAGCCCTCAGTACTTCGTGGACTTTGTGTTCCAGCAGCACAGTAGCGAGGCTCCTATGACGCTGGCCG AGCTGTCGGCCTTGATGCAGCGCCTGGGGGTAGGCAGGGAGGCCCACAGTGACCACAGTCATCAGCACAGGGGAGCCAGCGGCCAGGACCCTGTGCCCCTCGTCACCTCCAACGATAGCTCCAGTGTGTGGGACACG GTATGCCTGAGTGCCAGGGACGTGATGGCTGTGTATGGACTGTCAGAGCAGGCTGGGGTGACCCCGGAGGCCTGGGTCCAACTGAGCCCTGCCCTGCTGCAACAGCAGCTGAGTGGAGCCTGCACCTCCCAGCCCAGGCTCCCCGTCCAGGACCAGCTCAGCCAGGCAGAGA GGTATCTGTACGGCTCCCTGGCCACGCTGCTCATCTGCCTCTGCGCGGTTTTTGGCCTGGTACTGCTGACCTGCACTGGCTGCAGGGGGGTCACCCACTACATCCTGCAGACCTGCCTGAGCCTGGCGGTGGGTGCACTCACTGGGGATGCTGTCCTGCACCTGATGCCCAAG gtgctggggctGCACACACACAGCGAACAGGGCCTCAGCCCACAGCCCACCTGGCTCCTCCTGGCTATGTTGGCCGGGCTCTACGCCTTCTTCCTGTTTGAGAACCTCTTCAACCTCCTGCTGCCCAGGGACCCGGAG GATCTGGAGGACGGGCCCTGCGgccacagcagccacagccacGGCGGCCACAGCCACGGTGTGTCCCTGCAGCTGGCACCCAGCGAACTCCGGCAGCCCAAGCCGCCCCACGAGGGCTCTCGCGCGGACCTG GTGGCGGAGGAGAGCCCGGAGCTGCTGAACCcggagcccaggagactgagccGAG ACTTGAGGTTACTGCCTTATGTGATCACGCTGGGCGACGCCGTGCACAACTTCGCCGATGGGCTGGCCGTGGGCGCCGCCTTCGCGTCCTCCTGGAAGACCGGGCTGGCCACCTCGCTGGCGGTGTTCTGCCACGAGTTGCCGCACGAGCTGG GGGACTTCGCGGCCTTGCTGCAGGCGGGGCTTTCCGTGCGCCAAGCGCTGGTGCTGAACCTGGCCTCTGCGCTCACGGCCTTCGCGGGTCTCTACGTGGCACTCGCGGTTGGAGTCGGCGAGGAGAGCGAGGTCTGGATCCTGGCAGTGGCCAGCGGCCTGTTCCTCTACGTGGCACTCTGCGACATG CTCCCGGCCATCTTGAAAGTACGGGACCCACGGCCCTGGCTCCTCTTTCTGCTGCACAACGTGGGCCTGCTGGGCGGCTGGACCGTCCTGCTGCTGCTGTCCTTGTACGAGGATGATATCACCCTCTGA
- the LOC139355721 gene encoding tonsoku-like protein — MYAVYKQAHPPTGLEFAMYCNFFNNSERNLVVAGTSQLYVYRLNRDAEEGCALAHLTLSANHLGDKAIRDLCRCLSLCPSLISLDLSANPEISCVSLEELLSTLQKRPQGLSFLGLSGCTIQGPLGLGLWDKIAAQLRELQLCSRRLGAEDRDALRQLRPSRPCPGECTLDHGSKLFFRRL; from the exons ATGTACGCCGTGTACAAACAGGCGCATCCGCCCACCGGCCTGGAGTTCGCCATGTACTGCAACTTCTTCAACAACAGCGAGCGCAACCTCGTGGTGGCCGGGACCTCGCAGCTCTACGTGTACCGCCTCAATCGCGACGCCGAG GAAGGCTGTGCTCTGGCCCACCTGACCCTGTCTGCAAACCACCTGGGGGACAAGGCCATTAGAGACCTGTGCAG GTGTCTCTCTCTGTGCCCCTCGCTCATCTCGCTCGATCTGTCCGCAAACCCTGAGATCAGCTGTGTCAGCCTGGAAGAGCTCCTGTCTACCCTCCAAAAGCGGCCCCAAGGCCTTAGCTTCCTTGGCTTGTCAG GCTGCACCATCCAAGGTCCCCTGGGCCTGGGCTTGTGGGACAAGATCGCCGCGCAGCTCCGGGAACTGCAGCTGTGCAGCCGACGCCTCGGCGCCGAGGACCGGGACGCCCTGCGCCAGCTGCGGCCCAGTCGGCCGTGCCCCGGCGAGTGCACGCTGGACCACGGCTCCAAGCTCTTCTTCCGGCGCCTCTGA